The region AAATAGAAACAAATGTTAAGCATAAAAAATCTACATGCCGCAATTGGCGACAAAGAAATATTAAAAGGAATCAACCTTGAAGTAAAAGCAGGTGAAGTTCATGCGATAATGGGGCCAAACGGTGCCGGAAAAAGTACCCTTTCGGCTGTAATTGCAGGAAACGAAAACTACGAAATGACCGAGGGAGAAATCCTTTTGGAGAACGAAGATATTTCTGAATTGGCTCCCGAAGAAAGAGCACACAAAGGAGTTTTTCTTTCTTTTCAATATCCGGTTGAAATTCCTGGAGTTTCAGTAACCAATTTCATGAGAACGGCTATCAATGAAACACGCAAAGCAAACGGTCAGGACGAAATGCCTGCCAATGAAATGCTGAAAGTGATTCGTGAAAAAGCAGAATTATTAGAAATTGACAGAAAATTTTTGTCTCGTTCTCTTAACGAAGGATTTTCTGGAGGAGAGAAAAAACGTAACGAAATTTTCCAAATGGCAATGTTAGAACCAAAATTGGCCATTCTTGACGAAACCGATTCAGGATTGGACATTGATGCTTTGCGAATTGTTGCCAATGGCGTAAACAAATTAAAAAGCGATAA is a window of Flavobacterium acetivorans DNA encoding:
- the sufC gene encoding Fe-S cluster assembly ATPase SufC, producing the protein MLSIKNLHAAIGDKEILKGINLEVKAGEVHAIMGPNGAGKSTLSAVIAGNENYEMTEGEILLENEDISELAPEERAHKGVFLSFQYPVEIPGVSVTNFMRTAINETRKANGQDEMPANEMLKVIREKAELLEIDRKFLSRSLNEGFSGGEKKRNEIFQMAMLEPKLAILDETDSGLDIDALRIVANGVNKLKSDKNAVIVITHYQRLLDYIVPDFVHVLYNGKIVKSGDASLALELEEKGYDWIKQEQEA